The genomic DNA ATGAAGTTTTTCATAGTAATCTATTTAAAGCTTTTGGTTTATTTTTGAACGTTTTAATTGCTTTAGAACTTTTAGAAAATATAACGGCATATCTAAAAAAGCACGTTCTCCAAGTAGAATTAGTCATAGTTACTGCTCTAATTGCCATTGGTAGAAAAATCATTATTCTTGATCTAAAAGTAACGGAAGGTATAGAACTTATAGGTTTAGGAATTGCTATTCTTGCCTTATCAATTAGTTATTTTATTATTAGAAGTAGTAATAATAGAATAGATAGATGAGAAAAATCAAACTATATACCACATAGTCAGTG from Okeanomitos corallinicola TIOX110 includes the following:
- a CDS encoding phosphate-starvation-inducible PsiE family protein; translated protein: MRKLIRKITQATSDDNFRHFIENIEVLVSKILSLFMVLVIFTAIVDLGSFITKDLIFSSDEVFHSNLFKAFGLFLNVLIALELLENITAYLKKHVLQVELVIVTALIAIGRKIIILDLKVTEGIELIGLGIAILALSISYFIIRSSNNRIDR